The sequence CTTTGCAATTAAATATGATTATATTCTATATATGCTTGAGTATATTTAGACATCTAACCTAAATTAAATGATGAGACGACTAAAATAGAGAATTATTTGACACAATAATACGATTTTAAACacgaattttatttttacctttttaagaggTAATTTGGAAGTTCCTGGCCTTTTTGAATAATCAAGTGGCTTTAGTATCTCAAAAGAACACACCAATGATTTGTCGACACTCAACAGAGCACCTGCGTTGTCAAACTCACCCCCGTAATTTGGTGCTGAAAATATCGTCACGAGTCTTCTTTTAGCAAAAAACTCGTACCCATCCTCAACCACCTGCTTATTTTAACTATATCAGATTAGTTGATTCATATTATAGCATAAAGATAAATGCTTGATATGCCTATAAACCAGACAAAAACTTACCTGATGACCTCTGCAAATAAGGTCAAGATTATTCTTTTTAAGAAATTCAATAACTTTATTAGCACCAAAAGTACACGAAACACCACGATCACTACTTGACCACCCCTCAATAGTAGGATCAGGATCCGACCACAATAAATCACAAAGAAGCCCGTTATCCGGGATTTCGGTCGGCCTCTCGATCTCCCTTATCTGTTTCAAATTCTCAAGTTCAGGTGAAAGACCACCATGCATACAAAGGATCTTTTCATCAACTAACGCAGCAACAGGCAAACAGTTGAAGCAATCTGTAAACGTTTTCCATAAACGGACATTGAATCTTCTTTTACATTCGTCATAAAAACCGTATATGCGGTTAATTTTGGCATCTTCATGGTTTCCCCTTAATAAGAACACTTTATCAGGATACCTAATCTTGTATGCAAGCAGTAAACAAATGGTCTCCAAACTTTGCCTGCCTCGATCAACATAATCACCAAGAAATAGGTAATTTTCAGAAGGAGGAAAGCCACCGTATTCAAAAAGCCTCCATAGGTCTTGATATTGCCCGTGTATATCACCTATCATACACATCACACAACAACATtagctctatatctatatgataatgAACTTTTTTGCAGCTAGTATCAAACTAACTAATCGGCCACTAAATATCAtacatctctattattattatgttcATTAAAAAGTTAATTTCCCCAAAATTTAGGAACAACTTTCTTTTCTTTTTTcatgaaaggcaaactcacacatcCAACACGAATTATACCACTAATATATATTGTACAAATGTGAACTCTTGGACTTGAACCCACAACCTTTTGGTTGCAACGGTTACCTCGATACCGCTAGGCCAATAGCCCTTTGGTACTAGGAACAACTTTCAGATATGGCGCTTCTAAGCTCATTTTAAATAGCTCGTGAACTTAGCCTTAAAGTATATTGCCTTTTTACGCCATAAGCTCAATGATATCAACTTAATCTCAATAAAATCAGGGGCGGAGCTAGGATATAATTCTTCAGGGAAAAATCAATTATTCTTGTTCACTCTTTCATTTTTATGTGGGAAAATATATAAGGAGATATCAATTAATATGTAATATGAAATATTTGAGGGGCAGCTGCCCCTTCTACATTAGCTGCAGAATGTTATAAACTCACAGCTTACCAAACTTTTGGATATTCAATTTGTCCATAAGCTCTGAAAATAAGCTTATGCAATCCAATAATTCAAACCAAATAAATACTTTAAATAACGAACTTTAAATAACAAGACCCAAATCATGACTAGCCTTAATTCAGATCAAGATCATGtttttaacagaaaaaaaaaaaaaaaaaaactaaatccaAAATCATACCACAGATCCTGATGGGGGCACGAAGGTTGAGAAGACTAGGTTGAGAAAGAAAAATTTGACGAGCGTTGACGCAAAGCTGACGGATCTCAGACTCTGATAACTGCACTTGTTTACCATTTCTACCTTCTAATAATCTCCTGATTATATCTTCTACTACTCCTTTTTCCATTATTCCTTCATTCCCACTTGTCTTCTTCATCGTGCTCATCTCTTATATCTATCGGAGTAATTGTTTCTGTAATTGATAAAGTTTCAATCTTTATTGGAAAGCTAACGTAAGGAGAATAATAGAAGGCGTAGTATTAGTAGCAACTTGATTCTAGGAATCAACATAATTAGTGGGTGGATTACGATTTGAAGATGGATAAAGAGAATTCGACAGAAtcctttaattattaatattattttatattatattattttattataataatgtGATGTGatgtgattttattataattatatgtgtAAGAGAAAGAGAATAGATATGAGATGAAAGAGTTGGATGGGGTGTTGAATAAGATTCTGGAAAGAGTTGGATGGGGTGTTGAATAAGATTCTGGTGTTGGTAGCGGACTAGTggtgaatgtttttttttttttttttgataaaataaCACTAACTCGTATAGATAACGAGATTGTTTTTCAAAATAAAACGTTTTTAACCTAAAGACACAAAGCATAAGCATGGAGGCTCGGGCCTAGAAAACATACACATCAAAACTAAAACTATCTATCACGAAACTCATAACTAAGAACTAAACGACTAAAACCGCGAACAATCTAACAAAGCATACATCAACATCAAAACCTGTGAAACAAAACTAGACAAAGGTAACAAATATATGCACTAGAAGATCAGCTTCTCCACCTTATTGTCGATTCTCTCCCTGTCATTTCTTTTGCCATTTTAATTAACAATCTTGTATGTCAACACGTTTGATGATCAATCTCTAACTAAAATAGCCTCGGAAGGAGCTATAATGTCATGATCTTCTAGATATTGAAAGAATCCTAAGCCACTCGGTTTGCACCATGATTTTACAACCTCCCTCGAAAGCAGTGGTGTAGCCACATAGAAGGTTATGGTGTCAATTGACACCACTCAAAGTTTGAGTTTTAATCAATTTTAGCTTTAAAGTTTGAGTTTTAATATCTAAAAAAGGCAATTGACCCCATTATTTTCAAAAGGCAATTGACACCACTGAATGAAAAAGGCAATTGGCACCACTGACTGAAAATCCTGCCTTCGCCACTGCTCGAAAGAATCTTAAGCCGCTAGTGGTGAATGGTGATGTGGTTTTCTTTTATAGTATTAgatttataatttttgtttttcaaaTAAAAAAAACACAAGAGATTAATAGAACGGTACATGAAGGCATGAATGAGCATGGATGATGTTAGTTTTAGCATATATAACAAAAAAATATCCCTTGTATTCCGACTGATCGTAATGTGAGCTGATTACTCTCAAGACAACAACATACTACGGGGTGTCTGGAGTCGTACATAATGAATTAACTTTCTTGCCTAACATTTAGTACGTTTACAACGCGTCTAAATTGTGGAGTGCTTATTATTTAGTTTGTAATACTAATTTTGATTTTTTATTATACTTTTTGTAATTTCGTTTAATCGAAAATTGAATTCAACTAATAAGATATAATATATCATATTGTTAATACCCAGAGATCAAAAACCgagttaaaaatatataaaaaaaaaaattaaattcaaAATAGATTTATTATGATTTTTTGTTGAATTAAAAGTTTGTTGTCTTTTATTTTAACAACACTAAAACCCAATTCGAATTAGGTTTGGTTCTGGTTtcacttttaaaatttaaattcATTTTTGATTCGTTTTCAAAATTGCTCCCAAAACATTCAAATTCAAATAAATCGAGAGTAAAAAAACGATTTGGTATTTAACTTTTCAAGCTTATAGCCATTGTATAAAAGTCTCGAGTAAACCCTACAAAGCTAAAGAGTTAGGTGTTTGGCGTAGAAAAATGACTTACAGCTTCGTGATAAATGCAATATTAAAAATGAAGAAAGCTAATCTAGACACCCTTTAAACATTGATTGATCATTTTCTATTTAGTAGCTCAATCACAAGTTTATCCCTCCGAAAATCAAAGTTTCTTAGCCATGCCAAACTTTGACAAGTGAGCTCACAAAAATAAATTCCACTTGATAAATTGATGAATTGGCTTTAAACACTTGGGGGCATTTGATTTGAGATATTGAAATGTCTGAATTAAAATGTCAAGATTTTGCAGTTTATATAAATGTTAAGAATAGTatgtgttggtcccttgataacaacatgagtattgtagatggggtgaatacaattccttttaaaataacttaacagctaaactcgattagtattcaagcatgcaaataaatagagtcacaagtaattttcaacagttattctttattgattgaatcacaaagaatcacaactatccttggcggaatgatagttggttgatacagattacctagattatagctaagaggtaaactaacagctattacacgttttgactctgtaaaaataaacccacaccactagttgttacaatagtggatacaacaatttatagtagtcctattaaccgtgtaatggttctattgtccactggtacataggatgtctgtacttgtgaggacaactacatcagagagcatgctctcctctttcctctttggtagctattggcaggaacaccccaattcgatttggcaccactatttgattatacaaatagaatgttgtgttccctaggtgttgacaaagtataactcatgtctgcacatgcgttaaacttctgcatttccacgtggtcttgtaaggtcacttgtcagccgccgacacgtgtccttttctgttcaactttgtcttagacttctgttgaatagtaccattgatgtagaccactcgggaaactactatgcttataatggagcatagctgtcttgtgtagtaagctgcattccagctgtgctggttcttcattgctgagccacttcatgttcttaatttgctgagtacacatcctatgctgattgaagaacactgtctaccttgtgctggtagattgagcagcaaactaaacactcgacatagcaatatatgatgtctatacataaacaaacttgtgctgactgcacataacattttagtgcaaataaattacagttttgtcataattaaatccttaattattttggggactcaacaatctccccctatttgatgatgacaaaacctatgacatatagagaaaacactaaagtcagcaccgagggacctaatgaaaaataggcagtaaatttgaccctttttaagtttgtttttgggatcttttgctgtgttatccatatcttataatttgatatgattttgaagataaactcatttcactttcattacaacaaagtatgtacaataattacaacaacagcaaaatgaaaagtgaattaaacaaaagatacaatttgagcacataggagactatctatctttatctttatctcgttcttcttcagatagctcctcttgtttgattctccaggcttcagggaacagataaggtacatcagcagggtcaaatacagggatatgaggaggtagaatgatggagcctcttccggttggtccttcaccagtagattgctttcctttaggcttttgagaaaggacTTATTCTACATTTACCACTGGTGCATTTccaaaccttgttgctttcttgaagagctgttggagttcagatttaagtgtatttttgatagcactttcacctttaccaatgaaatactccaagatctccatccattcactaaattcaagggatcttaactcgtcatagtttattctttcttgaaccttattatcccttatgacattgaaagctctttttgaccctctgttcactttgatgatcctactgggattggatcttctattcatcacatcaccatacctactcctataataatgatcaggaaattcaatGGTACGGACAGGTTCtgtaggagcagtagcaggtgctttctcagcagcttccatctcatctagtgccttatcctgttctttgacaatggtttTGGCTAATTTTagagactcagcctcttgctttctatcagcagccaatttgtcttctatatccTGAAGTCTTAcactctcagcgagttcagcatcagcagcctcccttctttgaatttcaaCTTGTAGGCCCAACAAATAATCGTCGGCGGTGATTTTtagggattttgctgtttcaatcatctttctagcctcttcagttctaagggtagCACGATACTCTCTTAAATCCATACCCAGCTgacgagcctcttgaaattgagctttctcctcatcagtagagagcctttgaccactgttgtttaagtatacaccaatttcaatgccataagtcaaggcagtgatgtagagtgactgatcaaggggatgatgcagcaatctaacttggcgtatcctttcattaatagcagcttgtctttgctcaagcaattcttgtacagtgatctccagcttgtaagcatctctttcatctagattcattttaaataagtctggctcaccacaggtaactgaatcatcttctcAAGTTCTGTTTTTACCATGACATTTTGggaaagatggaggatacatgattgattcacctatgccagatgaactcaatggaaactgattaacacgattatcctgtgttctgttaaaataagtgagggtctggggagagataggtgattgaacaaataagtgatctccactaccccagattgtaaagtcagcaggattaaccgtatcatcaacttgattagcacccagctcaaccaccttggctgggtcttcaacacttgtaacacctagcagcacacttctggctgggtctttattcacagcactccttgctgtgtcttcagtaccagctgactgattagtatcagctggtacaaccacctcagtatcttcatcagctgcctcaaataaaggtcctttccttaggggctgattgtccctaggagcagatttcgccctttgtttatcaatgggtatgggttcagctgatggttcttgtgttgatactggctcaagtggaggcaggtaggggacgatagcaagatgctccccctgaacatcatcatcatcaatattgaTTATGTCTGTTGgcttttgttgtgtagctggctgtgcagaagatgttgaacgagaagatgagctggtttctaacatagcatctaaccacttcataaaaatgtcagctctaactcctccccctgactcagtagatgcaagacaatctttcatttcttcaggagccatccgtttgatcctgtctgctcgctcagcatacaactttgccctttttttgtcgtatttgaccatgaacttagcattttttTTCGTGCATTCTTTTTGAATTTGtcaatgccaatcaggtcatcatcaatgtccctcttttttgggatcagccatctcctatgctcaattctgtggtgtttaagagcaacataggcatcccatttgacattgaaggcatcatttaattcttgctgtctcttctgatgtctctccagttttcttttcattcttctttcaatagtttgagagacaacaaaagcttcagcaacagccaatgcagaaacatcactgagcttactgccagaaccaatatcatccactgatgtggcagacacactgggttgagattcaccagctgcctgtacaccagcttcagtatgagcgttgctgggcttagtaccagagtcttgaccagtagtaccatcaccaccatcaccatcatcatccctccttggttgttttggagccttttcatgctcatgctccccctctgattgttttctctttttgagtttctttttagattttttcttcccctttttgtcatcagcaggggcagaaaggtgaacaggggagacctgtgcatcaaggtcactatttgaatctggaacagagaatgcaaaattgttccaatcatcaacttcaggagtaagatggcaccaggatccacaccaaattatcgaagaaggaggttggaagaccgaacttcattccttgcaacacccatagccatctgttcaacaa comes from Rutidosis leptorrhynchoides isolate AG116_Rl617_1_P2 chromosome 4, CSIRO_AGI_Rlap_v1, whole genome shotgun sequence and encodes:
- the LOC139845160 gene encoding serine/threonine-protein phosphatase PP1 isozyme 9-like isoform X2: MSTMKKTSGNEGIMEKGVVEDIIRRLLEGRNGKQVQLSESEIRQLCVNARQIFLSQPSLLNLRAPIRICGDIHGQYQDLWRLFEYGGFPPSENYLFLGDYVDRGRQSLETICLLLAYKIRYPDKVFLLRGNHEDAKINRIYGFYDECKRRFNVRLWKTFTDCFNCLPVAALVDEKILCMHGGLSPELENLKQIREIERPTEIPDNGLLCDLLWSDPDPTIEGWSSSDRGVSCTFGANKVIEFLKKNNLDLICRGHQVVEDGYEFFAKRRLVTIFSAPNYGGEFDNAGALLSVDKSLVCSFEILKPLDYSKRPGTSKLPLKK
- the LOC139845160 gene encoding serine/threonine-protein phosphatase PP1 isozyme 9-like isoform X1; the encoded protein is MSTMKKTSGNEGIMEKGVVEDIIRRLLEGRNGKQVQLSESEIRQLCVNARQIFLSQPSLLNLRAPIRICGDIHGQYQDLWRLFEYGGFPPSENYLFLGDYVDRGRQSLETICLLLAYKIRYPDKVFLLRGNHEDAKINRIYGFYDECKRRFNVRLWKTFTDCFNCLPVAALVDEKILCMHGGLSPELENLKQIREIERPTEIPDNGLLCDLLWSDPDPTIEGWSSSDRGVSCTFGANKVIEFLKKNNLDLICRGHQVVEDGYEFFAKRRLVTIFSAPNYGGEFDNAGALLSVDKSLVCSFEILKPLDYSKRPGTSKLPLKKQ